Proteins from a single region of Chloroherpeton thalassium ATCC 35110:
- a CDS encoding protoporphyrinogen/coproporphyrinogen oxidase: MKSDAVIVGGGISGLSLAFYCAKAGMKTTLLEKNTRLGGSFHSHQYQENQAGFWTELGAHTCYSSYQNLLGIAEDCGIFNTIIPREKVPFTLLKNNEIKSIVSGINFLEAAISIPNLFSLKKDGLSVREYYSKIIGKKNYENTVRHFFNAVPSQPTDDFPAEMMFKSRPKRKDVLKDYTFKGGLQSVAQAIAKQKNIEIISEQEAESVTLNGGQYTVTTKSGESHTAEKLGLAVPSAESSRLLQSIDGAMSAHLGKLLAAQVDSVAVVLKKSDVPIKPVAAIISPSDIFFSMVSRDTVADATYRGFTFHFQTGLSDAKKMKRITEVLGVDESKILYKFSTGNIVPSLRIGHKEWLDKMDSMLKGKRLLLTGNYFGGMAIEDCVSRSRSEFERMKMM, translated from the coding sequence ATGAAAAGTGATGCGGTCATTGTCGGCGGCGGTATCAGCGGGCTGAGCCTCGCGTTTTACTGCGCAAAAGCCGGTATGAAAACGACCTTACTTGAAAAAAATACCAGACTCGGTGGCTCGTTTCATTCTCATCAATATCAAGAAAATCAAGCCGGATTTTGGACGGAGTTAGGCGCTCACACCTGTTACAGTTCCTACCAAAACCTGCTCGGCATTGCCGAAGATTGCGGCATTTTTAACACGATTATTCCGCGCGAAAAAGTCCCTTTCACGCTGTTAAAGAATAACGAAATCAAGTCAATTGTTTCGGGAATCAATTTTCTTGAAGCGGCAATTTCGATTCCAAATCTCTTTTCGCTAAAAAAAGATGGGCTAAGCGTTCGCGAATATTATTCGAAGATTATCGGTAAGAAGAATTATGAAAATACGGTTCGGCACTTTTTCAATGCGGTGCCGTCGCAGCCAACTGACGATTTTCCGGCTGAAATGATGTTCAAATCCAGGCCGAAACGCAAAGACGTCTTGAAGGATTATACTTTCAAAGGCGGCTTGCAATCGGTGGCGCAGGCGATTGCGAAGCAGAAAAATATTGAAATCATCTCTGAGCAGGAAGCCGAAAGTGTGACATTGAACGGCGGACAGTACACGGTCACAACGAAATCCGGCGAGAGCCACACGGCGGAAAAACTTGGCTTAGCTGTGCCTTCTGCTGAATCCTCGCGCTTGCTTCAATCAATAGATGGCGCGATGTCCGCGCATTTGGGCAAATTGCTGGCGGCGCAGGTCGATTCGGTTGCGGTCGTTTTGAAAAAAAGCGATGTGCCGATAAAACCCGTTGCGGCGATTATTTCTCCAAGTGATATTTTCTTCTCAATGGTTTCGCGCGACACCGTGGCGGATGCAACTTATCGCGGATTTACCTTCCACTTCCAAACCGGACTGAGCGACGCGAAAAAAATGAAGCGCATCACCGAAGTGCTCGGCGTTGATGAATCCAAGATTCTCTATAAGTTTTCCACCGGAAACATTGTGCCGTCGCTGCGCATTGGGCATAAGGAATGGTTAGACAAAATGGACAGCATGTTGAAAGGGAAGCGTTTGCTTTTGACTGGCAACTACTTTGGCGGCATGGCCATCGAAGATTGTGTTTCGCGTTCGCGCAGCGAATTCGAGCGTATGAAAATGATGTAG
- a CDS encoding DUF4405 domain-containing protein, which yields MTIGTFVIVSITGILLFFHLEIGLVKTMHEWLSWLFVIGGLAHIAINWRAFTKYFSKPASVAIIAVTLAVGAMAFLPVGEGGDGRKAKIMKAVGALEQSPLTLIAQIEKTSPEALLQKLQANGIQVDDASLTIEAIAQSNQKKIDGYFGVTFLENFFRAKQKPLPNSKGFLRQLIFDTEKKLNFCNVLRLRHASFRLTFWQRHGFEPNFLILTQTQSIQTCRQRFCGGQKERLCPQAILAIRMLDFEILKPINQFRTFF from the coding sequence ATGACAATTGGCACTTTTGTGATTGTTTCCATCACCGGCATTTTGCTGTTTTTCCATCTTGAAATCGGCCTTGTGAAAACGATGCACGAATGGCTGAGTTGGCTTTTTGTGATCGGCGGATTGGCGCACATAGCCATCAATTGGCGAGCATTTACGAAGTATTTTTCAAAACCGGCCAGTGTGGCAATTATCGCGGTCACTTTGGCTGTGGGCGCAATGGCGTTTTTACCGGTCGGTGAAGGAGGAGATGGGCGTAAAGCTAAAATCATGAAAGCTGTGGGCGCGCTGGAACAGTCACCGCTAACGCTCATCGCGCAAATTGAAAAAACCTCGCCGGAAGCGCTTCTTCAAAAGCTTCAAGCAAATGGCATTCAAGTTGATGACGCCAGCCTAACGATTGAAGCAATTGCGCAATCCAATCAAAAAAAAATCGATGGATATTTTGGGGTTACTTTTTTAGAGAATTTTTTTCGCGCAAAACAAAAGCCCTTGCCAAACAGCAAGGGCTTTTTGCGTCAACTTATTTTTGATACCGAAAAAAAGCTAAACTTCTGCAACGTCTTGCGGCTGAGGCACGCTAGCTTTCGACTCACTTTTTGGCAACGGCACGGTTTTGAGCCGAATTTCCTGATACTCACTCAAACTCAATCCATACAAACTTGCCGCCAGCGCTTTTGTGGTGGCCAAAAAGAGCGACTTTGCCCCCAAGCAATTTTGGCAATACGGATGCTTGACTTTGAAATTCTTAAACCCATCAACCAATTCCGCACATTTTTTTGA
- a CDS encoding DUF3299 domain-containing protein has translation MRILQYVFFSVVSLLVVQSHFKSGHPSSDCTSEFWEAGFADVGTASGLNENTSTHLTYNDLREYRFGKTRRSAVPPKLKALDGKMINIAGYMIPLNEAVDITEFMLIQYPFFGCCYSVPPEPNETVLVSLPQGKSTEYVNTPIRVTGRFCIDDTQIDGYVVSLYRVEIAEIQKASANDPDVKQHLNGGWSR, from the coding sequence ATGAGAATACTCCAATACGTTTTCTTTTCAGTTGTCAGCCTATTGGTTGTTCAGTCGCATTTCAAAAGCGGGCATCCTTCATCCGATTGCACTTCCGAGTTTTGGGAAGCTGGCTTTGCGGATGTAGGAACTGCAAGCGGTTTGAATGAAAACACGTCTACACACTTGACCTACAACGATCTACGAGAATACCGTTTTGGAAAAACCAGGCGCAGCGCAGTTCCTCCCAAGCTAAAAGCCCTCGATGGAAAAATGATCAACATTGCTGGCTACATGATTCCCTTAAACGAGGCAGTTGACATCACGGAATTTATGCTGATTCAGTATCCATTTTTCGGCTGCTGCTACTCAGTTCCACCAGAGCCAAACGAAACCGTGCTCGTATCATTACCTCAAGGCAAATCAACCGAATATGTCAATACGCCGATCCGCGTTACCGGACGATTTTGCATAGACGACACGCAAATTGATGGATATGTGGTGAGCCTGTATCGCGTAGAAATTGCAGAAATTCAAAAGGCCTCAGCAAATGACCCGGATGTTAAACAGCATTTGAATGGGGGTTGGTCGCGATAG
- a CDS encoding ABC transporter permease, with translation MNDLKLVLKNIVQRRFSISLTALSVALGVALIAATLSIKKQVEENFKQSSLGYEMIVGAKGSSMQLVLNTVFMLGNPVGNIRYEVYESLKNDRRVALALPYALGDNFQGFKIVGTTDEIFSEFNYKKGKKFALKEGRAFQTDESFLAVLGSEAAKKTGLKIGDKFVATHGLQEETAEGVGHKHEDSPFTVAGILEPTGTTADKIIYTTLKSVWKVHSHELSHQSSFPFGGHPMSESEPEMVHAEHETEDEHHDAHAEHETEDEHHHHVHDENEPMKEDITAVIVKVRSPLFALHLYKNINDGTLAQASIPVNEIKDLFAIVSNVDMLFFAITLLVILVSLIGMMVAIYNSLNERRREIAIMRSLGAHKLRIFNIITLEAGFISFAGTLVGIFLGKAIIWLVGGYVEHTTGVEIAVSLLNPVKLTENFSFPVEIMLILAVPLCGAFAGIIPALNAYRTDVAKNLNPIS, from the coding sequence ATGAATGATTTAAAGCTGGTTTTAAAAAATATTGTGCAACGGCGATTTTCTATTTCGCTGACTGCGCTTTCTGTAGCGCTCGGTGTGGCGCTTATTGCGGCGACGCTTTCCATCAAAAAGCAAGTCGAGGAAAATTTCAAGCAGTCCAGTTTGGGCTACGAGATGATTGTCGGTGCGAAGGGCAGTTCGATGCAGCTTGTTTTGAACACGGTTTTTATGCTCGGCAACCCCGTTGGAAATATTCGCTACGAAGTCTATGAATCGTTGAAAAACGATCGGCGCGTTGCGCTTGCTTTGCCCTATGCGCTGGGCGATAATTTTCAGGGGTTTAAAATTGTGGGAACAACAGACGAAATTTTTTCCGAGTTCAATTACAAAAAAGGAAAAAAGTTCGCGTTGAAAGAAGGCCGAGCGTTTCAAACCGATGAATCTTTTCTGGCGGTTTTGGGCAGCGAGGCGGCCAAGAAAACCGGCCTGAAAATCGGCGATAAATTTGTTGCCACGCATGGTTTGCAGGAAGAAACAGCCGAAGGTGTTGGGCATAAACATGAAGACTCGCCGTTTACCGTTGCAGGCATTCTCGAGCCGACCGGTACCACCGCCGATAAGATCATTTACACCACGTTAAAATCCGTTTGGAAAGTTCACTCGCACGAGCTTAGCCATCAAAGCAGTTTTCCGTTTGGTGGGCATCCGATGTCTGAGTCCGAACCGGAAATGGTACACGCCGAGCATGAAACGGAAGATGAACATCATGACGCGCACGCTGAACATGAAACGGAAGATGAACATCATCACCATGTCCATGACGAAAACGAGCCGATGAAAGAGGACATCACGGCGGTGATTGTAAAAGTGCGTTCGCCGCTTTTTGCCTTACACTTATACAAAAACATCAACGACGGAACGCTTGCGCAGGCTTCCATTCCGGTGAATGAAATTAAAGATCTGTTTGCGATTGTCAGCAACGTGGATATGCTATTTTTCGCCATCACCTTGTTGGTGATTCTCGTGTCGCTTATCGGCATGATGGTTGCAATTTACAATTCGCTCAACGAGCGCCGGCGGGAAATTGCCATTATGCGTTCGCTCGGCGCACACAAGCTGCGAATCTTCAACATCATCACACTTGAAGCGGGTTTTATTTCGTTTGCGGGCACGCTCGTGGGGATTTTCTTGGGCAAGGCGATTATTTGGTTAGTTGGCGGTTATGTGGAGCACACCACGGGCGTCGAAATCGCGGTATCGCTTTTAAATCCGGTGAAACTAACAGAAAACTTTTCATTTCCAGTAGAAATCATGTTAATTTTGGCCGTTCCACTTTGTGGTGCGTTTGCAGGTATAATTCCGGCGCTCAATGCGTATAGAACCGATGTCGCTAAGAACTTGAATCCGATTAGTTAG
- a CDS encoding ABC transporter ATP-binding protein — protein MSILISNLTKHYTKNQAENPTLSISNLAIEDGDAVAIVGKSGSGKSTLLNLIAGIVTPESGQIVVKGTDITRLSESKRDLFRAENIGYVFQTFNLIQGLSALENVLLAMNFCGKVKQPEARAKILLERVGLGEKLHKKPSQLSVGEQQRVAQARAIANEPHIILADEPTANLDDKNTEVVMNLLEEFSRENGRILILVTHEKEVAERFPKQLELESINQSVGR, from the coding sequence ATGTCCATTTTAATTTCAAATCTTACAAAGCACTACACCAAGAATCAGGCTGAAAATCCCACGCTCAGCATCTCAAATTTAGCCATTGAAGATGGCGATGCGGTTGCGATTGTTGGGAAATCAGGTTCTGGAAAATCTACGCTTTTGAACTTAATCGCGGGAATTGTCACGCCCGAAAGCGGCCAAATTGTTGTGAAGGGAACGGATATCACCCGGCTTTCGGAGTCCAAGCGCGATTTATTTCGAGCGGAAAATATTGGCTATGTGTTTCAGACGTTCAATTTGATTCAAGGGCTGAGTGCGTTGGAAAATGTGTTGCTCGCCATGAATTTTTGCGGAAAAGTCAAGCAGCCGGAAGCGCGAGCCAAAATATTGCTTGAGCGCGTCGGTTTGGGCGAAAAGCTGCATAAAAAGCCGTCGCAGCTTTCTGTTGGTGAGCAGCAGCGCGTTGCGCAGGCGCGCGCGATTGCCAACGAGCCGCATATCATTCTCGCCGATGAGCCAACCGCGAATTTGGACGACAAGAATACCGAAGTCGTCATGAATTTACTCGAAGAATTTAGTCGAGAAAATGGCCGGATTTTAATTTTGGTCACACATGAAAAAGAAGTGGCCGAGCGTTTTCCAAAGCAACTTGAATTGGAATCGATCAACCAAAGCGTGGGCAGATAG
- a CDS encoding class I SAM-dependent methyltransferase, with translation MQQTIAQTTSTNWFVSWFNSPTYLKLYQHRSKSEAVKTVNTILEVTGLSRALHASLFPLSALDIACGAGRHAIELAAHGFAVTANDLSSFLLNEARQAAQKSGTQLHFTGCDMRDIDYIDNFHLIVQLFTSFGYFENLEDDRHVLRKIYLALKENGWYVLDFLNKDYIEANLNPKSVKEFDAVTVTEERAIRNNRVEKRITIDDEGEQFSFMESVRLYSRAELEEMLISTGFSVEYVLGDYDGSLFHPEKSKRLIFFAKKKQSDIK, from the coding sequence ATGCAGCAAACGATAGCTCAGACGACCTCCACGAATTGGTTTGTTTCTTGGTTTAATAGTCCCACCTATTTAAAGCTTTATCAGCATCGCAGCAAAAGCGAAGCGGTGAAAACCGTCAATACGATTTTGGAAGTCACTGGTCTTAGCCGAGCGCTTCACGCATCGCTTTTTCCGCTTTCAGCGCTCGACATAGCTTGCGGGGCAGGTCGTCATGCCATCGAGCTGGCTGCTCATGGTTTCGCCGTCACCGCCAACGATCTTTCCTCGTTTTTGCTCAATGAAGCGCGTCAGGCGGCGCAAAAAAGCGGCACGCAACTTCATTTCACCGGTTGCGACATGCGCGACATTGATTACATAGACAACTTTCACCTCATCGTTCAGCTTTTCACCAGTTTCGGCTATTTTGAAAATCTTGAAGACGACCGTCATGTGTTGCGCAAAATCTATTTGGCCTTGAAAGAAAACGGTTGGTATGTGCTGGATTTTCTCAACAAGGATTATATCGAAGCCAATTTGAATCCAAAGAGCGTGAAGGAATTTGACGCGGTGACGGTCACGGAAGAGCGCGCAATTAGAAACAATCGTGTGGAAAAACGCATCACGATTGACGATGAAGGCGAGCAGTTCTCCTTCATGGAATCGGTTCGGCTGTATAGCAGAGCGGAATTGGAAGAAATGTTGATCAGCACGGGTTTTTCGGTAGAATATGTGTTAGGCGACTACGACGGCTCGCTATTTCATCCTGAAAAATCAAAGCGACTCATTTTCTTCGCTAAAAAAAAACAAAGCGATATAAAGTGA